The following coding sequences are from one Roseburia hominis A2-183 window:
- a CDS encoding transketolase family protein — MSELGKKIATRESYGNALVELGKEHEDLIVLDADLAGATKTGIFKKAFPERHWDIGIAEANMTGIAAGLATCGKVPFISSFAMFAAGRNYEQVRNSIGYPHLNVKIGATHAGISVGEDGATHQCLEDLALMRAIPGMVVLNPADDVEARAAVHAAYDHVGPVYLRFGRLAVPVFNDEATYRFEIGKGIVLKEGKDVSVFATGLCVNEAREAEKLLAADGIDAEIINIHTIKPLDEKLVLASAAKTGKVVTIEEHSVIGGLGSAVCDILSEKQPTKVMKIGINDVFGESGPALELIQKYGLDAQSIYEKVKAFVKQN; from the coding sequence ATGTCAGAATTAGGAAAGAAGATTGCAACCAGAGAGAGTTACGGCAACGCGCTGGTAGAACTTGGAAAAGAGCATGAAGATCTGATCGTGCTGGACGCGGATCTGGCAGGTGCGACAAAGACCGGCATTTTTAAGAAGGCATTTCCGGAGCGCCACTGGGACATCGGTATTGCAGAGGCGAATATGACAGGAATCGCGGCAGGTCTTGCAACCTGCGGAAAAGTTCCGTTTATCAGTTCTTTTGCGATGTTTGCGGCGGGCAGAAATTACGAGCAGGTGCGCAACTCGATCGGTTACCCGCACCTCAATGTGAAGATCGGAGCGACCCATGCGGGAATCTCCGTGGGTGAGGACGGAGCGACCCATCAGTGCCTGGAGGATCTGGCTTTGATGCGCGCGATCCCGGGAATGGTCGTGCTCAATCCGGCGGACGATGTGGAGGCGCGTGCGGCAGTGCATGCGGCGTATGATCACGTGGGACCGGTGTACCTGCGTTTTGGACGACTGGCGGTTCCGGTATTTAATGACGAGGCGACCTACCGGTTTGAGATCGGCAAGGGAATTGTGTTAAAAGAGGGAAAAGATGTCTCGGTATTTGCAACAGGATTGTGTGTGAACGAGGCGAGAGAGGCGGAGAAGCTTCTGGCAGCAGACGGTATTGATGCGGAGATTATCAACATCCATACGATCAAGCCGCTGGATGAAAAGCTGGTACTTGCGTCCGCAGCGAAGACCGGAAAAGTGGTAACGATCGAGGAACATTCCGTGATCGGCGGACTGGGAAGTGCCGTATGCGACATCCTTTCTGAGAAGCAGCCGACGAAAGTCATGAAGATCGGTATCAACGATGTGTTCGGAGAGTCCGGTCCGGCTCTGGAACTGATTCAAAAGTATGGACTGGATGCACAGAGCATCTACGAGAAAGTAAAGGCGTTTGTAAAACAGAATTAG
- a CDS encoding LysM peptidoglycan-binding domain-containing protein, whose protein sequence is MIEIIHQEQTEEKVQRELPREIKQIGSPDAGERIYVEDTVYRRMHPHGGVEEKTAYVLLGKFENCMGRECTFVEAVIPLNEILFDRDIPVWDDHTWAYIYKQLKPEHDPFVIVGWALDIKGQLPNMTAHLEALHQRNFGGKRQILFLMDSLECEEAVYGSRNGHLYRRDGFYIYYQHRQVPEENDLWKKEEKEFYREMDVEGEEKPKPAVPVSAGEREVAADMAKMPENEEGTGVYRGLYRRRVQQDAGRQEKQERPAYAATVLLGAVVCVLGVTAYLNHEKMVDMEQTLAQMKGTRYVTEAQTADTETEETERMPSVAVETVMGNVEKQELSAEAAGTQEDSAAQQAETAQEAQGAQGTAEPAENATANAAAGTAAGSETAGDTAAAGGQACADAAGTSVEAQTQSTPSTDGDPAAVQTQGTTTAAGNSSAENVQAAAVQTEAQMYLSQGYYDVQKGDSLVGICRKIYQTTAMLDKLCEVNGIEDENAIYAGQRLILPN, encoded by the coding sequence ATGATAGAGATTATTCACCAGGAACAGACGGAAGAGAAGGTACAGAGGGAACTGCCAAGAGAAATCAAACAGATCGGGTCGCCGGATGCAGGGGAACGGATTTATGTGGAAGATACCGTGTACCGCAGAATGCATCCGCATGGCGGCGTGGAAGAAAAAACGGCATATGTGCTGCTGGGAAAATTTGAGAACTGCATGGGCAGAGAGTGCACGTTTGTGGAAGCGGTTATTCCGTTGAATGAAATCCTGTTTGACCGGGATATTCCGGTCTGGGACGATCACACGTGGGCGTACATATATAAGCAGTTAAAGCCGGAGCATGATCCGTTCGTGATTGTAGGATGGGCGCTGGATATCAAGGGACAGCTCCCCAATATGACGGCGCACCTGGAGGCGCTGCATCAACGGAACTTCGGTGGAAAGCGCCAGATTCTTTTTCTGATGGACAGCCTGGAATGTGAGGAGGCGGTCTACGGCAGCCGGAACGGGCACCTGTACAGAAGAGATGGATTTTACATTTATTACCAGCACAGGCAGGTGCCAGAGGAGAACGACCTCTGGAAAAAAGAGGAAAAGGAATTTTACCGGGAAATGGATGTGGAAGGGGAAGAGAAGCCAAAACCGGCAGTGCCAGTAAGCGCCGGGGAGCGGGAAGTGGCGGCGGACATGGCGAAAATGCCGGAAAATGAGGAAGGTACAGGGGTGTACCGTGGTCTTTACCGCAGGAGAGTACAGCAGGATGCCGGTCGGCAGGAAAAGCAGGAAAGACCCGCGTATGCAGCCACAGTTCTGCTGGGGGCGGTTGTGTGTGTGCTTGGTGTGACCGCATATCTGAATCATGAAAAGATGGTGGATATGGAACAGACGCTTGCGCAGATGAAGGGAACCCGGTATGTGACAGAAGCGCAGACGGCGGACACGGAGACGGAAGAGACGGAGCGGATGCCGTCTGTGGCGGTAGAGACGGTGATGGGGAATGTCGAAAAACAGGAACTGTCTGCGGAAGCGGCGGGAACGCAGGAAGATTCTGCGGCGCAGCAGGCGGAGACGGCGCAGGAGGCACAGGGGGCACAGGGGACAGCAGAGCCAGCGGAAAATGCAACGGCAAATGCAGCAGCAGGAACTGCAGCGGGATCGGAAACTGCGGGGGATACGGCGGCAGCCGGTGGACAGGCATGCGCAGACGCAGCGGGCACGTCGGTGGAGGCGCAGACGCAGAGCACGCCATCCACGGACGGGGACCCGGCGGCGGTACAGACCCAGGGCACGACGACAGCTGCCGGAAACTCATCGGCGGAGAATGTGCAGGCGGCAGCAGTGCAGACCGAGGCGCAGATGTATCTGTCGCAGGGATATTATGATGTGCAGAAGGGAGACAGCCTTGTGGGAATCTGCCGGAAAATATATCAGACAACGGCAATGCTGGACAAGCTCTGCGAGGTCAACGGCATTGAGGATGAAAATGCCATCTACGCCGGTCAGCGTCTGATTCTGCCGAATTAA
- a CDS encoding transketolase: MTNLELQKTANEIRKSIVTAVHSAKAGHPGGSLSAADIFTYLYFEELNIDPKNPKMADRDRFVLSKGHTAPGLYAALAERGFFPKEDLVTLRHTGSYLQGHPDMKHIPGVDMSSGSLGQGLSVAVGMAAAGKFDKKDYRVYALCGDGEIQEGQIWEAAMWAGFKKLDNLVVIVDNNNLQIDGSIDAVCSPYPIDKKFEAFNFHTININGNDFDEIRAAFAEARATKGMPTAIIAKTLKGKGVSFMENAVDWHGKAPNDDEYKIAMEDLEKAGAALCQN; this comes from the coding sequence ATGACGAATCTGGAACTTCAAAAGACAGCAAATGAAATTCGCAAAAGCATTGTAACTGCGGTGCACAGTGCAAAAGCGGGACACCCGGGCGGATCACTCTCGGCGGCAGATATTTTCACATATCTGTACTTTGAGGAGCTGAACATTGATCCAAAGAATCCGAAGATGGCGGATCGTGACCGGTTTGTATTGTCCAAGGGACACACGGCACCCGGACTTTACGCTGCGCTTGCAGAGCGTGGATTTTTCCCGAAGGAGGATCTGGTAACGCTGCGTCACACAGGATCATATCTGCAGGGACATCCGGATATGAAGCATATTCCGGGCGTGGATATGTCGAGCGGTTCTCTGGGACAGGGACTCTCGGTGGCAGTGGGAATGGCTGCAGCAGGAAAGTTCGACAAGAAAGACTATCGTGTATATGCACTTTGCGGTGACGGAGAGATCCAGGAGGGACAGATCTGGGAGGCTGCCATGTGGGCAGGATTTAAGAAACTGGATAATCTGGTGGTGATCGTGGATAACAACAACCTTCAGATTGACGGTTCCATTGACGCGGTATGTTCTCCGTACCCGATCGACAAGAAGTTTGAGGCGTTCAATTTCCATACGATCAACATCAACGGAAATGATTTTGACGAGATCCGTGCGGCTTTTGCGGAGGCGCGGGCGACCAAGGGAATGCCGACGGCGATTATCGCAAAGACATTAAAGGGAAAAGGTGTTTCATTCATGGAGAATGCCGTTGACTGGCACGGAAAAGCACCGAATGATGATGAATATAAGATCGCAATGGAAGATCTGGAAAAGGCAGGTGCAGCATTATGTCAGAATTAG